The Aspergillus nidulans FGSC A4 chromosome VII nucleotide sequence AAGAGCGGTTTGCTGCTTACTTCGACAGAGAGACTCCTGAAGAGTTGTTTCCAGACAGGTTTCCCAAAAGGCAAAGGATCCATGGCCCCGGGGACGTCGCTCTCGACCAAATGCTTTCAAGTCCGCTTGCATTCCGGGGCCCTGATTCTCCGCAGTCTTCAatggcagcggcagctgATGGTGCCAATACACTCTTCTTGCAGATTTTAGAGATATTTCCTGGCATCAGCCACACCTACGTTAACGATCTGATAGCCCAAAAAACCGTGGCATTTCGGCTCGGCGCGGATCTCAAAGCACGTGGTTTTCAACTGGCGATATTAAGAGATAGCATCTATGAGGAGATCCTCGGTCAGAAATCGTATCCTAAACAAGACAGTGAGAACGGcaaaaggaaaagggaagagTCTGAAGAGGCCGACATTAGCTGGGAACGTACTTTACAAAACGCAACAAACAGTCCCGAATACTTCGAGGCAGCGTAAGCCACCTATCATGATAGGAGTCATTGTTGTTGCAAACTGATCAGTTTATACAGGTCTGCTTTCCTGGGACCCGAATTTCCATGGGTGCCGATGAGTCACATTAAGAAAGTCCTCATTGATAAGGGACGCCTTTATCACGCATTCGTAGCTCTTTACTCTGACGATAACCTTCTTGAGCAACGGAAGTATCAATATGTGAGGTTGAAAAGTCAGAGAAGTACGAACTCTCCCAAAAAGTACACCCCTCTTCGTGACACTCTTATACGTGAGATCAACGCAGCGAGAAAACATGTAGAAGAACTGCAGAGTGAGTggcctgtcttcttcctAGCTCAATGTAATTATTCTCATTGTTCCTACTAGTCACTTTGCgcaaaaagaaggaagaagaggaggcggaaaAGGCGAACGAGGAGGAACACATTCGGACAGGCAGTCTCATTGAGTGCCATTGCTGTTACGCCGATGTCCCGTCAAATCGATGTATTCCGTGCGATGGAGACGACCTTCACTTCTTTTGTTTCACGTGTATTCGCAGATCGGCCGACAACCAAATTGGTATGATGAAATACATACTACAATGCTTCGACGTCAGCGGTTGTCAAGCTTCGTTCAATCGTCAGCAACTCAGGGAAATCTTAGGCCCAGTAGTCATGGACAAACTGGATTCCCTACAACAAGAAGACGAGATCCGAAAGG carries:
- a CDS encoding E3 ubiquitin-protein ligase RNF216 (transcript_id=CADANIAT00008840), with translation MDQAIYISSSSEDGFNDDPPLFDEGDNFQEQLPDEERFAAYFDRETPEELFPDRFPKRQRIHGPGDVALDQMLSSPLAFRGPDSPQSSMAAAADGANTLFLQILEIFPGISHTYVNDLIAQKTVAFRLGADLKARGFQLAILRDSIYEEILGQKSYPKQDSENGKRKREESEEADISWERTLQNATNSPEYFEAASAFLGPEFPWVPMSHIKKVLIDKGRLYHAFVALYSDDNLLEQRKYQYVRLKSQRSTNSPKKYTPLRDTLIREINAARKHVEELQITLRKKKEEEEAEKANEEEHIRTGSLIECHCCYADVPSNRCIPCDGDDLHFFCFTCIRRSADNQIGMMKYILQCFDVSGCQASFNRQQLREILGPVVMDKLDSLQQEDEIRKAGLEGLEDCPFCSYKAVLPPVEEDREFRCENSQCKVVSCRLCKEKSHIPQTCEEYRKDKGLSERHQVEEAMSNALIRKCPKCRLKIIKEYGCNKMQCTKCHTLMCYVCQKDITKEGYAHFGRGGCPQDDIHTQDRDDREIQRAERAAIDKILAENPDISEEQIRVGHEKTNAQTRGVRRDPRLQPAIQMRDAMRVMRADMGGFYPQQHQHANTAAQRQLPVYPPPAYNVPYPMDYGTMFNPPFPGFNVLQRGLQPGNLPAQPAVMQPMVVGLANPPANFHPQDIQNITAFPPQQSLPRNQNAAYRGVGFGPF